A genome region from Scleropages formosus chromosome 6, fSclFor1.1, whole genome shotgun sequence includes the following:
- the alad gene encoding delta-aminolevulinic acid dehydratase isoform X3 encodes MQSVESVLHSGYFHPSLRYWQSCASDLRPENLIYPIFITDIPDAVEPIASLPGQARYGVNKLENMLRPHVENGLKCVLIFGVPAKVPKDERGSAADADDTPAVLAVKELRSTFPELLIACDVCLCPYTSHGHCGILREDGTLDNAASCMRLAEVALAYARAGCHIIAPSDMMDGRVWAIKQALMANDMGNKVSVLSYSAKFASCYYGPFRDAAQSKPAFGDRRCYQLPPGARGLALRAVDRDVKEGADMLMVKPGLPYLDIVREVKDKHPAHPLAVYNVSGEFAMLWHGAQAGAFDLRAAVLESMTAFRRAGADIIITYYAPQLLTWLKE; translated from the exons ATGCAGTCTGTCGAGTCTGTCCTGCACAGCGGGTACTTCCACCCCTCTCTCCGATACTGGCAAAGCTGTGCCTCGGACCTGCGACCGGAGAACCTCATCTACCCCATCTTCATCAC GGACATTCCTGATGCGGTGGAGCCCATTGCCAGTCTCCCAGGGCAGGCCAG ATATGGAGTGAATAAATTGGAGAACATGTTACGACCCCATGTGGAAAATGGCTTGAAGTGTGTGCTGATTTTTGGGGTCCCTGCGAAAGTACCTAAG GATGAGCGAGGCTCTGCAGCTGATGCAGATGATACTCCTGCGGTCTTGGCTGTGAAGGAGCTGCGTTCCACCTTTCCTGAGCTGCTCATAGCCTGCGACGTCTGCTTGTGCCCTTACACCTCACATGGTCATTGCG GAATCCTGCGTGAAGATGGCACCCTGGACAATGCAGCAAGCTGCATGCGCCTGGCAGAGGTGGCCCTGGCCTATGCCCGAGCAG GCTGCCACATTATTGCCCCATCAGATATGATGGATGGTCGAGTGTGGGCCATCAAGCAAGCACTGATGGCCAATGATATGGGCAACAAG GTGTCTGTTTTGAGCTACAGTGCTAAGTTTGCCTCCTGTTATTACGGCCCCTTCAG AGATGCGGCCCAGTCCAAGCCAGCGTTTGGAGACCGCCGGTGTTATCAGCTCCCCCCAGGGGCGAGGGGGCTCGCACTTCGGGCTgtg GATCGAGATGTTAAGGAGGGTGCTGACATGCTGATGGTGAAGCCAGGATTGCCGTATCTTGACATAGTGAGAGAGGTTAAGGACAAG CATCCCGCTCACCCCTTAGCTGTGTACAATGTGTCGGGGGAGTTTGCCATGCTGTGGCACGGCGCTCAGGCCGGGGCCTTCGACCTGCGTGCAGCTGTATTGGAGTCTATGACTGCCTTTCGCCGTGCTG GTGCTGACATCATCATTACCTACTATGCCCCTCAGCTGCTTACCTGGCTGAAGGAGTAG
- the alad gene encoding delta-aminolevulinic acid dehydratase isoform X2 yields the protein MAKSPDTMQSVESVLHSGYFHPSLRYWQSCASDLRPENLIYPIFITDIPDAVEPIASLPGQARYGVNKLENMLRPHVENGLKCVLIFGVPAKVPKDERGSAADADDTPAVLAVKELRSTFPELLIACDVCLCPYTSHGHCGILREDGTLDNAASCMRLAEVALAYARAGCHIIAPSDMMDGRVWAIKQALMANDMGNKVSVLSYSAKFASCYYGPFRDAAQSKPAFGDRRCYQLPPGARGLALRAVDRDVKEGADMLMVKPGLPYLDIVREVKDKHPAHPLAVYNVSGEFAMLWHGAQAGAFDLRAAVLESMTAFRRAGADIIITYYAPQLLTWLKE from the exons atggctaaatcacC GGACACGATGCAGTCTGTCGAGTCTGTCCTGCACAGCGGGTACTTCCACCCCTCTCTCCGATACTGGCAAAGCTGTGCCTCGGACCTGCGACCGGAGAACCTCATCTACCCCATCTTCATCAC GGACATTCCTGATGCGGTGGAGCCCATTGCCAGTCTCCCAGGGCAGGCCAG ATATGGAGTGAATAAATTGGAGAACATGTTACGACCCCATGTGGAAAATGGCTTGAAGTGTGTGCTGATTTTTGGGGTCCCTGCGAAAGTACCTAAG GATGAGCGAGGCTCTGCAGCTGATGCAGATGATACTCCTGCGGTCTTGGCTGTGAAGGAGCTGCGTTCCACCTTTCCTGAGCTGCTCATAGCCTGCGACGTCTGCTTGTGCCCTTACACCTCACATGGTCATTGCG GAATCCTGCGTGAAGATGGCACCCTGGACAATGCAGCAAGCTGCATGCGCCTGGCAGAGGTGGCCCTGGCCTATGCCCGAGCAG GCTGCCACATTATTGCCCCATCAGATATGATGGATGGTCGAGTGTGGGCCATCAAGCAAGCACTGATGGCCAATGATATGGGCAACAAG GTGTCTGTTTTGAGCTACAGTGCTAAGTTTGCCTCCTGTTATTACGGCCCCTTCAG AGATGCGGCCCAGTCCAAGCCAGCGTTTGGAGACCGCCGGTGTTATCAGCTCCCCCCAGGGGCGAGGGGGCTCGCACTTCGGGCTgtg GATCGAGATGTTAAGGAGGGTGCTGACATGCTGATGGTGAAGCCAGGATTGCCGTATCTTGACATAGTGAGAGAGGTTAAGGACAAG CATCCCGCTCACCCCTTAGCTGTGTACAATGTGTCGGGGGAGTTTGCCATGCTGTGGCACGGCGCTCAGGCCGGGGCCTTCGACCTGCGTGCAGCTGTATTGGAGTCTATGACTGCCTTTCGCCGTGCTG GTGCTGACATCATCATTACCTACTATGCCCCTCAGCTGCTTACCTGGCTGAAGGAGTAG
- the alad gene encoding delta-aminolevulinic acid dehydratase isoform X1 yields MAKSPSVSRSCLRRDTMQSVESVLHSGYFHPSLRYWQSCASDLRPENLIYPIFITDIPDAVEPIASLPGQARYGVNKLENMLRPHVENGLKCVLIFGVPAKVPKDERGSAADADDTPAVLAVKELRSTFPELLIACDVCLCPYTSHGHCGILREDGTLDNAASCMRLAEVALAYARAGCHIIAPSDMMDGRVWAIKQALMANDMGNKVSVLSYSAKFASCYYGPFRDAAQSKPAFGDRRCYQLPPGARGLALRAVDRDVKEGADMLMVKPGLPYLDIVREVKDKHPAHPLAVYNVSGEFAMLWHGAQAGAFDLRAAVLESMTAFRRAGADIIITYYAPQLLTWLKE; encoded by the exons atggctaaatcacC TTCAGTCTCCCGCTCTTGCCTTCGTAGGGACACGATGCAGTCTGTCGAGTCTGTCCTGCACAGCGGGTACTTCCACCCCTCTCTCCGATACTGGCAAAGCTGTGCCTCGGACCTGCGACCGGAGAACCTCATCTACCCCATCTTCATCAC GGACATTCCTGATGCGGTGGAGCCCATTGCCAGTCTCCCAGGGCAGGCCAG ATATGGAGTGAATAAATTGGAGAACATGTTACGACCCCATGTGGAAAATGGCTTGAAGTGTGTGCTGATTTTTGGGGTCCCTGCGAAAGTACCTAAG GATGAGCGAGGCTCTGCAGCTGATGCAGATGATACTCCTGCGGTCTTGGCTGTGAAGGAGCTGCGTTCCACCTTTCCTGAGCTGCTCATAGCCTGCGACGTCTGCTTGTGCCCTTACACCTCACATGGTCATTGCG GAATCCTGCGTGAAGATGGCACCCTGGACAATGCAGCAAGCTGCATGCGCCTGGCAGAGGTGGCCCTGGCCTATGCCCGAGCAG GCTGCCACATTATTGCCCCATCAGATATGATGGATGGTCGAGTGTGGGCCATCAAGCAAGCACTGATGGCCAATGATATGGGCAACAAG GTGTCTGTTTTGAGCTACAGTGCTAAGTTTGCCTCCTGTTATTACGGCCCCTTCAG AGATGCGGCCCAGTCCAAGCCAGCGTTTGGAGACCGCCGGTGTTATCAGCTCCCCCCAGGGGCGAGGGGGCTCGCACTTCGGGCTgtg GATCGAGATGTTAAGGAGGGTGCTGACATGCTGATGGTGAAGCCAGGATTGCCGTATCTTGACATAGTGAGAGAGGTTAAGGACAAG CATCCCGCTCACCCCTTAGCTGTGTACAATGTGTCGGGGGAGTTTGCCATGCTGTGGCACGGCGCTCAGGCCGGGGCCTTCGACCTGCGTGCAGCTGTATTGGAGTCTATGACTGCCTTTCGCCGTGCTG GTGCTGACATCATCATTACCTACTATGCCCCTCAGCTGCTTACCTGGCTGAAGGAGTAG